The genomic stretch TCAATAAGAAGAAGGAACAACAATTTGTTGATGTCCTTATTGAACGATTGCATATTAAGACACAATCCTCATCCACTTTAGTTCGGAATTTATCCGGCGGTAATCAACAGAAAGTGGTTATTGCCAAATGGATCGGCATTGGATTAAGTGTTCTCATATTAGATGAACCTACACGTGGAGTCGACGTAGGAGCCAAAAGAGAAATATATCAACTGATGAATGAATTAACTGAACGAGGTGTAGCGATTATTATGGTTTCATCAGAGCTTCCGGAAGTATTAGGGATGAGTGACCGTATCTTCGTTGTTCATGAAGGGAAGATCAGTGGAGAGCTTTCAAAACAGGAAGCATCGCAAGAGCATATTATGAGGTTAGCTACAGGGGGGCAATAGTGATGACGACAATCAAGGACGACAGAGCACATAAAGGCTTGCAGCTTGGACAATTTACACAGAAACTTGGAGCATTACTAGGGTTGATTATCCTTATTATCATTGTAACTGTGCTGAACCCAAGTTTTTTGGAACCACTGAATATTCTCAACTTGCTTAGACAAGTAGCGATCAATGCGCTTATTGCCTTCGGAATGACCTTTGTTATTCTGACAGGTGGCATTGATTTATCCGTCGGATCCATTCTTGCGCTCTCTAGTGCGATTATGGCAAACCTTATGCTATCCGGCTGGGATCCTATATTAGCAATAATTGCTGGCTGTGTATTAGGTGGAGTGATGGGTGTTGTTAACGGTGTTCTAATTACTAAGGGGAGAATGGCACCATTTATTGCTACGTTAGCGACCATGACTATTTTTCGAGGATTAACGCTTGTATATACGAATGGTAATCCGATCACAGGTCTTGGAGATAGCTTAATGTTTCAATTATTTGGCCGAGGTTATTTTCTAGGTATTCCTGTTCCAGCTATTTCGATGATCATTGTTTTTGTAGTTTTGTGGGTTGTACTTCATAAAACACCATTTGGTCGAAAAACCTATGCCATAGGCGGTAATGAAAAAGCATCGATTATTTCAGGTATTAAAGTAGATCGGGTCAAAATAATGATCTATTCATTAGTGGGGATGTTATCGGCTTTGGCAGGAGCAATTCTTACCTCAAGATTGAACTCTGCACAACCAACAGCGGGAACTTCTTATGAGCTAGATGCTATAGCCGCAGTAGTACTTGGTGGGACAAGCTTAACTGGTGGGCGTGGGCGTATTGTAGGCACATTAATTGGGGCGCTTATCATCGGTATTTTGAATAATGGTCTCAACTTACTCGGTGTATCTTCTTTTTATCAAATGGTAGTAAAAGGGATTGTTATTGCGATTGCTGTACTATTAGACCGTAAGAAAGCCTTATAAGAGGGGGATACCTATATGAAAAAAATAAGTGTAATTCTGATTTCGTTTCTTTTAGTACTAATGACAGGCTGTTCTTTGGAGCCTCCAGATTGGGCAAAGCCAAACAGTGGTGGGAAAATAGGTAATATCAAAATTGGGTTGTCGATATCTACACTGAATAATCCATTCTTTGTATCCGTCAAAGATGGTGTAGCAGCAGAGGCTGCGAAGCTTGGAATAGAAGTAATTGTAATTGATGCTCAGAATGACTCAGCGAAACAAAGTAATGATGTGGAGGATTTAATGCAAAAAGGTGTTAATGCACTATTAATTAACCCTGTAGATTCATCTGCGATCTCAACAGTAGTACAGACTGCGAATAGTTTGGATATTCCTGTCGTAACTTTGGATCGCTCCGCTGACAAAGGTGATGTGAAAGCACTGGTAGCATCTGATAACGTCAAAGGCGGATCTATGGCGGCAGAATATATTGTACAGCAAGTTGGAAAGGGGGCCAAAGTCATTGAGTTGGAAGGATCACCAGGAGCTTCTGCGACTCGTGAACGCGGTAAAGGTTTCCATGAAATAGCAGATACACAGTTAGATGTTATTGCAAAGCAAACCGCGGATTTCGATCGAACGAAAGGACTAACAGTTATGGAGAACCTCTTGCAAGGAAATCCAGGCGTACAAGCTGTTTTTGCTCACAATGATGAGATGGCGCTTGGTGCTATAGAGGCGATTCAAAGCTCAGGAAAAAACATCCCTATTATAGGTTTTGATGGAAACGAAGATGCGCTTAACTCTATACAAGCAGGAAAATTAACAGGAACAATTGCCCAACAGCCTGATTTAATCGGACAACTCGCTGTTCAAGCGGCTAAAGATGTTTTAGATGGAAAAACGGTGGAAAAGTTAATTGCGGCACCTCTTAAATTGGTTATTAAAGAATAAGGGTAAAGTAATGTGAAAATCTTTATCGGGATGAGAGGATATTTTATTAGAGGGAACCTCTCTGCAGCGATGTTTGGCTGTGGAGAGGTTTTTTTGTATTATTATCTGCTTCCATTATTAAGCTATAATACGAACGGCAGGATTCTTTAATTCACTTCCCGAATATCCTAATTACAACCAGAAAAATGATCGAGTTGGATACAAATGAGAATGTGTTTAAAGAGCTATTTGCTTTTGATAATGAAGAAATAGTGATAATGAGGTGAATTTTAATGGAGGATAACAAGTACCCTGAGAATTACTTTGAACACTACATTGTTTGTTTTTTTAGCACAGATCAAACTCCAGATGAAGCTGGCTTCCAAAAATTAGCGAGGTTATATTTAGATCTGGAAGGCTTAACTACATTTTCTGAACTAATAAATGAAATACAGCTAATTAAGGAAAATAACGATTGGTCTTACTTTGAAAAGGGAACTAAAGATTTTGAAATAAACTTAGGTACTGTTGAATTTAAAAAAATGGCTGAAGTAGCAATCAAGGTGTTTAAGGATTTGAGCTAACAGGTGACGATAGCTACATTTACGCTGGTATAGTTGGAAGGAGGAATGGTTGTTGAAGAAAATCTTTAGTTTAATGGGAATCAAAAATAAACCTAATTTCATGGATTATATCTCGATTATAATTTTATTAATTGCAGCAATTATGTTGTTTTTTCACTTGATAATATTTCAAAATGTAAATCTGTTTTTAACAGGAGTAGTTGGTTTAATTATGTATTTAGTACTAATCATCATTCAAAATAGAATGAGAAAATAAAAATCTTTTATTACATAGAAAAATTATGAATCTAACGGGACACTATAGCTTAAATAATCAGCTCAACGAGACTGCCGGTATGAAACGGCAGTCTCGTTGAGGTAACTGTAGGTCATAAGCTATCTGAAATACTTTGAAAGAGTTGATAAATCGTGAAGACAGTAGGAACGGTAAAGATCTATTTCCTGACTGCCGATGAAGGCGGGCAAAGTATTATTCCAGTTGGAAACTTCTCAATACCCATCATCTTTGAAGAAGATAGAGAGTTAATAAATGGCTTATGGAGTGCAGTGATTGAATTTCACAAATCTCCAAATACTCAAAGAGATACAACTGCAGATTTGTATTTACTTTTCCATGAGAAAGAAGAGGCGCCGAATCATTTAATCAAACCTGGAATGAAATTTGAATTAACGACAAATAGAGTGATAGCCAAAGGGATAATTGAAACATCAAAAAACAAGTAAGGTTACAGCCCCCGTTCAGAAGAAAGGATAACATATCGTGAGATTGTACAATTTATGGGGCTTAGAGAGGCTATATACTTAAGTGCATATAAGAAATATATTCATTTGGGAGTGTTACCTGTTTATTTACTTATTTAAGGCTGGCTGGACTGCTCGTTTGTTATTTGTATAAGGAAAGTCAGGATAGGGTTTCTTATGATCCACAATGCACATGAATTCACAAACAGAAAGGAAAGATCGCGCTATGTACACTGAACAACAGCTGATTCAAATCACCTTTAATCTCTTCACTCCGCCCGCAGCCCAAACAGCCGACAGCATAGCTCTTCTTTGGGATAAGCCCATTCGCACCAGCGTTGAGCGTTACGAGGTGTATGTGAACAGTTCTCTCGTCGCCACTACTGAGAATACAGACTACACTATTCAGGGACTTGCTGCCGCACAGGAGTATGAAATCTATGTGTGTGCATATGTAGCAGCAGGGGAACCGCTGAAAAGCAATACCTTGAACGTCGTAACGAGGCCCCAGCCTCAGGTGTTTGATATCACGTCCTTCGGTGCGGTAGGGGACGGCTCTACGTTGAACACACAGTCGATCCAATCTGCAATTGATGTGTGTAGTCCAGGTGGTCTTGTCAATATCCCCGCAGGTGTGTTCCTGTCCGGTGCTATATTCCTCAAAAGCGATATGACGCTGTACCTAGGAGAAGGGGCAGTGCTGCTTGGCAGCCCCGATACGCAGGACTACCCGCTCATAGAATCCCGGTGGGAGGGTCTGGAAAAAACCTGCTACACCAGCCTTGTCAACACACCGAATACGGCGGGTGGACGCTTGCGCAACATCACCATTGCTGGGCCCGGTAAAATAGATGCAAACGGTAGCTTGCTTCGCAAAAAGGAGCTATCGGAAGCGGCAGGTAGGCCGGGATCTGCTATATGTATCCGAAATACCGATAATGTGTACCTGCAAGGAATCACGGTTCGCCAGTCTCCCTTTTGGTGCGTGCACATCGTGTACTGTAACGGCCTAAGCGTCAACGGCGTGGGCATTCATACTAAATATGATGAAGAGGGCAAACTGTATGATGGCATTGTGAACGGCGACGGGCTGGATCCCGATTCCTGCAGCAACGTATATATTTTCAACTGCCACATCGCAAGCCAGGACGACTGCATTGCCATCAAGTCCGGCCGAAACGCTGAGGGCCGTGCGGTAGGCATTCCGACGGAAAACGTGCGTATTAGCAACTGCCGCTTTACCAGCGGTTTCGGCGTGGCTATGGGGAGCGAGATGTCTGGCGGTGTGCGTAACGTGTTGGTGGAAGACTGCGTGTTTCATAATGCCTTCAGTGTAGCGAGCATCAAGGCTATTCGCGGGCGCGGCAGTGTGATAGAGAATATCACCTACCGGGACTGTACGTTATCTAACCAAAACGTTGAACTTCAAGATACTCAGTGGTTCCGTGGGGCATTATATGTAGACCAATTCTACGGCGATTTGATTTTTGACCCGCACCAAGACCTGCCAAAGGATGAGGGGACCCCGGTCATTCGGAACGTACTGTTCCAAAACATCACACTGGATACGGTCGCCGGAAACGTCATCTACCTTACCGGTCTGCTAGAAAGCCCGCTGGAGAATATTCGCTTTGAGAACATAACCGCCGTAGGCAAGCATGGCTTTATAGCAAACAATGTTCGAGGCCTTGTACTGGATAATGTCTCGGTGGAAGCCCGCGAGGGACAGGCTATGCACTTTATCAATGTGAAATAACAGTAAACAAAAGCTCAGCGCATTCATGGAGGCTGTAGCGCACCCCTTATAGTAGACATTGGAGACGCACCCTTTGTGTAGAACCGATGAAGACTATTGGGGGTGCTTTTCTGTTTGGGAGACTTCACTTTCCTTTCCATCAGTAGGTGATTAGGCTATCATTAATTCAAAAACGATCCGGAGGTTCTTATGCTTAAGATTTTAGTTGCAGAAAACGAGCCATGGATTAGAGCGGCTATTATTGAAATGGTGGAGAGCATTGGACACGATATTAAAGTCGTTGGCGACGCAACAAACGGCGAAGAAGCTTGGCATATGCTTCAGCAATTGTGGCCGACTGTTTTAATTACGGATATTATGATGCCGGAGATGGACGGGCTGGAGCTTGTTCAAAAGATTACGGAACATAAAATACCGATGGCGGTTATTATTATCAGTGGATATGAAAACTTTCAATATGCGCAGCGAGCGATAAGTTATGGCGTCAATAAATATCTCCTGAAGCCAGTGAACAAGGAGGAACTGCGTGATGCTTTGCTCGAGGTGATGGGGAAATTGACAGAAATCGAGAATATGAATCATCATTTAATAAAAATTCAAACGTATTTCGATACGATTAATGATATTGATTCCACAGTGGGTATGAAAAATCTATATAAACTTGTAGATGAAATCAGGAACTTAAAACATGTGAATTACGGAGCTTACTTGAGCTTGCTCCGAATTGTAGAGTCGAAGATCAGCACCATGCTAACTAGTATCAACGCTGAGCATACGGTGAAGTCCAACTTTAGCGAGATTTCAGATCAAGAAATTCGTACACATTTGGGTAAATTAATGGAGACATGGTTTCTTCATCCGGAACGCAATAAAAAGGAACTAAAACTAATTATTAAATCCGCTTGCAATTTTATTCAAAACCATTACCAGGATGACTTAACGCTAACTCAAATGGCAGAGTATTCAAATTTGAGCATCTCTCATTTCAGTTCCCTGTTTAAAAGTAATACGGGTGAGTCGCTCATCACCTATATTAACCAAGTACGCGTGGAGAAAGCAAAAGAGCTGCTCCGTAACTCAGACGACAAAATTTATTTGATTTCCGAGCAGGTCGGTTTTTCGAGCCAACCTTATTTTATTCGTGTTTTCAAAAATATGACGGGTATGTCGCCGAATGAATATCGAAAAAGTTGGGGGATCTAGCATGAAGCAGTTACTCTATCGTCTGACATTAAGGCAAAAAATTATTGTGAGTTTTATAAGCTTAGCAATGGTTTCTGTTTTATCTATGAATTCTCTCTCAAGCTTCTACTACACCCGTACGATACAGCAGGATTTTTATAATATAACCGAAACCACGACCGAAAGCCTCAACCATCAGATAGAAATCTACTTTCAGCAGATTGCAAAATCTACATATGCCATGAATGCAGGTATATTAAGATACTCAAGCGTGCTGCTGGAACAAGGGGATTCAAGTTTGATTCAGGATTGGCTGAGAGATGATTCGATGAGCCTAGGGAAAATTTCCATGACAAAAGAAATTTTAAGGAAGTACATTTCATTTAACTATCCGGAGATCGATAACATTTATCTTATGTCGCTGGATCGGAGAGTTCTGCCAACATACGGTTCTTCCAGCGATATCGAATTGTCAAATCAACCTTGGTTTTTGTTGCCAATGAGTCTACAGCTAGAAATCATCCCAACGTACTACGGAGAGCAGTTATCTTTTCCGGTGCTTGCTGCAGCGATTCCAATTTTCGATGTGACCGATACAAAAATATCGGGCAGGCTTGTATTGCAAATGAGACTAACTGAAATTAAGAACATGATTGGGAACATGCGCATCGGTAAAACCGGATATATCTTTATGGTTTCATCGGACGGAAAAATTGTACATCACCCAAATACGAAGTGGTTGGCATCTCCGATCGAGGAGACCGAACTCTCATGGCTTTCGCTTGACGAGCCGAATTCTCTCCAAGAGTGGAATGGGGAAAAATATCTTGTTTCATACAGTGTTTCCGATGTGACAGGATGGAAGACTATTGCGATGGTACCGTTTAAAGAGATGGCGACAGGGATGCAAATCGCTCAGAATTCTGCCGTCATCGTTATGGCGTTGTTGATCCTGCTTATCATCATTTCCGTACCGATTATGGCTAACCGCATTACCCGTTCGATGGTTTATTTGAAGAGAGCGATGGAAAAGCTACAGACCGGCGATTTATCCGCACGGGCACCGATAACTCCAGGACGCGACGAAATTCAGATGCTCAGTGTGAGCTTTAACCGAATGGCAGAAAGGCTGAACCAGCTTGTAAATACGGTGTACAGTATGGAGCTTAAGGAAGTACAAATGAAGCTTCTGCAGAAAGAGGCGACAATTCAGGCTTTGCAAAATCAAATCAATCCTCACCTGCTATACAACACGTTGGACATTATCAAGAGTATCGCCTTTCTAGAGGGAGTTCCACGGATAGAACGAATGGCAGAAAATCTTGCATCGTTATACAGGTTTACAGCAAAACTGGAACAGTCGGAAATCAGTCTAGTAGAGGAATTGGAACATCTAAAAAAATATCTGGAAATTATTCATATTCGTTATACAAAGCATTTCGAAAGTAAAGTTTATGTGGATGACAAATATCTGAGTGCAACCATCATCAAACTCTCCTTGCAGCCGATCGTCGAGAATGCTGTTAAGTATGCAGTTGAGCCGCAAAATGGCAAAGCTGCTGTGATCATAAGCGCATATCCTGAGGGGTCTGACCTGATTATCGAAATAGGGGACAACGGTTCGGGAATTAAGGCAGATATCCTACAAGATCTGAAAGAGCGACTTGCTTCCATTACACATCAACCGAATCATGGCATGAAGACTTATGATTCACTGGGACTTGTAAATGTCCACAATCGCTTGGTGCTTTATTATGGTAAATCGTATGGGATAGAAATACATTCTTTTCCGGGTAAAGGAACGGTAGTTTCGGTAAGAATTCCGTTTGAGAGAAAGGATAACATTTCGTAAGATTGTACAATTTTCAGAGCTATTCGAGGTTATATAATAAGAATTGTAAAGGGAACATAACAAAAAAGGGGATGTTGATTTGAAGAAGATTCTGAAGGCGGTTACAGTATCATTCTTGGCTTTAAGCATGGTCATTGGATGTTCGTCAGCAAAACAAGATGGGAATGGGACGAAAACAGGACCTACAGCAGCCACGGAAACTTCCGGATCAAACAAGACGGGGACAAACAACGAGGAGAAGCTTGTAATTAATATTGCCGCCCAGTATTGGAGCGGGCCGAAATGGGCGGAGAATCACCCTACGATTCAGTATTTGAACGACAAGTTTAATATCGATCTCAAGCTGCAGTTCATTAACGGGCCTGAATACAACGAAAAACTAAAGGTTATGGCCGCATCGGGTACGCTTCCGGACTTTTACCGAGTTGACGCACCAACGTACATCGATTGGCAATCCGAAGGCGCTTTTGTAGAGTTAACGGGTTTATTGCCGAAGTATACGAACCTGAGTGCGGCGTACCCGCCAGGCGAAGCTATGTCGGTGTTGAATTCGGAGGGGGAGCTGTACGGACTTCCGGAAATTTCTTGGACTGTACGCGACACGGTGCAGATTCGGCAGGACTGGTTGGATAACGTCGGTTTAGAGCTTCCTTCGGCCGAAGAGTTCACAGTCGATAAATTTTACGAAATCGCGAAAGCTTTCGCAAAGCAAGATCCGGATAAAAACGGAATTAATGGCGATACGATCGGTTTTGCGGGCAACAACTTGGCACTACGGAACGCGTTCGGTCTTGCGAACGAATGGGCAGAAAAAGATGGAAAGTTGATCCCGCACCAGACGCAAGTAGAGGAGTATAAAGCTTATCTTGCCTTCATGAAGAAGGCTTACGACGAAGGAGTACTGGATCAAGATTTTGTACTTCGTAAATCGAATGAAATTGAAGATTTGACGAAAGCGAACAAGCTGGGCATGTTCACCTATCATAACAATTACCCTAATATCAGCACGGAAGTAAAGAAGACGTTCCCAGACGCGAATCCGGTTATCGTTCCCATGGCTCCGCCCGTCGGACCTACGGGACTTCGCGGAAACACGAACATGGCGTTCGGTATGAATAAACAGGTTATCAATGCGAAAGCAAGCGATGCGAAGGTCGATCGGATTCTTCAAATTTTGGATTGGTGGGTTACCGAGGAAGGCACGCAGATTATGAAGAACGGAATTGAAGGCGTCCATTATAACAAGAGCGCCGAAGGCAAGTACGAAGTAACCGATCTCTGGGAGCCGGAGATGCCGCGTTTCATGAACAGCAGCCTCTTTAAACGCCCTGGTACCGATTTTAACCTTTACCTCTGGACGGATAAGGCAGAAACTGACCGACATGAAATGTATACGTCACTCGTCGAGGAATATCCGTGGCCGAATGCAGCTATGGGCCTTGAATTTTATTCGGAGACGTACAAGGCAAAAGGTGCGGATTTGAAGACCAAGTTTGAAGAAGCTATCTTCAAGATTATTGTAGGAGCCAAACCGATCGAATTCATCGAACAGGCTTCCGCCGATTATCTTGCGGGCGGCGGTGAGCAAATCATAAAGGAAATTAACGAAGCAGCAACGAAATAACGATAACCATGAGCTTCGATTTGTGCAGGCCGCATCTTCTCTTGCGGCCTGTCCTATTCCAATACGCCTATGTTGCGTTAGATAAGGAGTGAGATTAGACAGATGCGTCAACACGTGACACAACCGCAAGCAGCAAGCGCCGATTTAATTCCTTCCAAGAAAGCAAAGGCGAGATACTTTAAGCGCGCTTTTCCTTTTTATACGATGATTTCCCTAGGTTTGTTGTATTTTCTTGTTTTTCGCTACGGTCCAATGTTTGGCCTATTCATCGCATTCAAAGATTACTCGCCGTTCCGAGGCGTCTGGGAAAGCGAATGGATTGGTATGGACCATTTCGTTCGCCTATTCACGGATAGTGATTTTATTCTTTTGTTTAAAAATACATTGATCTTAAACGTCTTGGATACGGTCATTGCTTTTCCTTTTCCAATTCTAATTGCAATTCTACTCAATGAGGTAGGAAATAAGTATTTTAAGAACTCGATGCAAACGATCTTGTACGCACCACATTTTTTTTCGTGGGTAGTTATTGTTGGAATCACGATGCTGTTCTTCCGGGCGCAGGATGGCGGCGTGAATATGCTGCTGGACGCGATGGGATTCGGCCGCATTGAATTAATGACAGATCCAAAATATTTTCGTTTCCTATGGTTATTTCATAATATTTGGCAAGGAGCGGGCTGGGGAGCAATTATTTATTTGGCAGCGATCGCGTCAATCGATCCGGCTCTCTACGAGGCAGCCAAAGTGGACGGAGCGAACCGGTTGCGTCAAATTTGGAGTATTACCCTTCCGTCTCTGAAAAACGTCATTTTGATTATGTTTATTTTACGGCTCGGCAGCTTTATCGAAGTCGGCTTCGAGCATATTTTCCTATTGCAAAATCCATTGAATCTTGGGGTCACGGACGTTTTCGATACGTACGTTTACCGTCAAGGTCTTGTGCAAGGTGATTTCAGCTACTCAACCGCTATCGGATTTTTTAAATCAATCGTAGGACTTGCCATGGTGGTAACCGCCAATACGATCGCAAAGCGGTTCGGAGAGGAAGGTGTCTACTAATGAGTGAGCGTTTCTCTAAGGGCGATCGTCTATTCAAGTTTATTGTATATGCATTTCTGATTGCCTTCACCGCTTCGATTGTGTTTCCGTTGATTTATGTCATCATGACTTCGTTTGCACCTGCACGGGACTATTATACGCGAGGCTTCTTTCTTATTCCAAGTTCCTTTACGCTCGAGGCTTATCAATATTTATTTAATAATCCCGGCTTCATTCAAGCGTTAAAAAGCTCGATCTTGATTACCGTTGTCGGAACGTTCATTAATATTACGCTAACCTCTTTGATGGCCTATGGATTGTCGGAGCCCGGTATTAAAGGGCGGTCGGTGATTAATTTTATGATCCTGTTTACGATGCTTTTCTCCGGCGGACTCATCCCGAGCTACTTGGTCGTGGATGGCCTTAATCTTGTAGATACGTATTGGGCGCTTTGGTTGCCAGCAGCCATCGCTCCATTTAACGTGATCGTTATGCGCAGCTTTTTTGGATCGCTTCCGTATGAATTAAAGGAGTCGGCACGTATGGACGGATGCGGGGAGTGGAAGATGTTTGCGACGATCATCCTTCCATTGGCGAAGCCTGCAATTGCTACATTTACCTTGTTTTACATGGTCGGAAATTGGAATACCTACTTCTCGGCAATCATCTATTTCAACGATGATTCGAAATGGCCGCTGCAAGTATTTTTAAGACAAATGCTCATCTTAAATGACGATAAAATAGGTCAACTGGCCGAAACGGTGTTTACGTATACCCCGGCGGCGCGTATGGCGGCGATCTTGATTACGGCATTGCCGTTGCTGGTTATCTATCCGTTTCTTCAAAAGCATTTCAGTAAAGGCATGTTAATCGGATCGGTGAAGGGATAACTCCATGAGTATGATAATTGATCGAAATACTACGTTTCGTTTACCTAATAAGTTGACCTCTCCAGTCCGACACGCATGGGATATGGTGGCGCGGGATCTGAAATCTGTCATTGACCCTATTTCCTTCACCAGTCGGATTTATACAGCAGGAGCTGGAGGAAGCTTTCCATTCGGGAGCGTTCTCATATTTGCTGGTGAACAGTGGGAATGTAAGACCGCATGTGTATACCTTGGATTACATCCGGGAGCTATGGAGCAAGGGACCTACGGATTCGGAGGTGCATCTCCGACAGTTTGTGCGTCGTATGTACTCCGCATGCGAAGACGAGATTGCTGCATTCCATCTTGATTATGCGGAACAGACCATTTCGTACGGTCCAAATGAAGATGATCGTGCGGGTGAGGAGTTTTATCATCACCCCGCTCGGGAAATCGTCGGCCATTGGCTGCAAGGAAGGGACGGACACCCGCTGCATAGGTTGAACTG from Paenibacillus sp. FSL H8-0548 encodes the following:
- a CDS encoding glycoside hydrolase family 28 protein, encoding MYTEQQLIQITFNLFTPPAAQTADSIALLWDKPIRTSVERYEVYVNSSLVATTENTDYTIQGLAAAQEYEIYVCAYVAAGEPLKSNTLNVVTRPQPQVFDITSFGAVGDGSTLNTQSIQSAIDVCSPGGLVNIPAGVFLSGAIFLKSDMTLYLGEGAVLLGSPDTQDYPLIESRWEGLEKTCYTSLVNTPNTAGGRLRNITIAGPGKIDANGSLLRKKELSEAAGRPGSAICIRNTDNVYLQGITVRQSPFWCVHIVYCNGLSVNGVGIHTKYDEEGKLYDGIVNGDGLDPDSCSNVYIFNCHIASQDDCIAIKSGRNAEGRAVGIPTENVRISNCRFTSGFGVAMGSEMSGGVRNVLVEDCVFHNAFSVASIKAIRGRGSVIENITYRDCTLSNQNVELQDTQWFRGALYVDQFYGDLIFDPHQDLPKDEGTPVIRNVLFQNITLDTVAGNVIYLTGLLESPLENIRFENITAVGKHGFIANNVRGLVLDNVSVEAREGQAMHFINVK
- the rbsC gene encoding ribose ABC transporter permease (functions to transport ribose at high affinity; forms a complex with RbsA2C2B), which gives rise to MTTIKDDRAHKGLQLGQFTQKLGALLGLIILIIIVTVLNPSFLEPLNILNLLRQVAINALIAFGMTFVILTGGIDLSVGSILALSSAIMANLMLSGWDPILAIIAGCVLGGVMGVVNGVLITKGRMAPFIATLATMTIFRGLTLVYTNGNPITGLGDSLMFQLFGRGYFLGIPVPAISMIIVFVVLWVVLHKTPFGRKTYAIGGNEKASIISGIKVDRVKIMIYSLVGMLSALAGAILTSRLNSAQPTAGTSYELDAIAAVVLGGTSLTGGRGRIVGTLIGALIIGILNNGLNLLGVSSFYQMVVKGIVIAIAVLLDRKKAL
- the rbsB gene encoding ribose ABC transporter substrate-binding protein RbsB; this encodes MKKISVILISFLLVLMTGCSLEPPDWAKPNSGGKIGNIKIGLSISTLNNPFFVSVKDGVAAEAAKLGIEVIVIDAQNDSAKQSNDVEDLMQKGVNALLINPVDSSAISTVVQTANSLDIPVVTLDRSADKGDVKALVASDNVKGGSMAAEYIVQQVGKGAKVIELEGSPGASATRERGKGFHEIADTQLDVIAKQTADFDRTKGLTVMENLLQGNPGVQAVFAHNDEMALGAIEAIQSSGKNIPIIGFDGNEDALNSIQAGKLTGTIAQQPDLIGQLAVQAAKDVLDGKTVEKLIAAPLKLVIKE
- a CDS encoding extracellular solute-binding protein, which encodes MKKILKAVTVSFLALSMVIGCSSAKQDGNGTKTGPTAATETSGSNKTGTNNEEKLVINIAAQYWSGPKWAENHPTIQYLNDKFNIDLKLQFINGPEYNEKLKVMAASGTLPDFYRVDAPTYIDWQSEGAFVELTGLLPKYTNLSAAYPPGEAMSVLNSEGELYGLPEISWTVRDTVQIRQDWLDNVGLELPSAEEFTVDKFYEIAKAFAKQDPDKNGINGDTIGFAGNNLALRNAFGLANEWAEKDGKLIPHQTQVEEYKAYLAFMKKAYDEGVLDQDFVLRKSNEIEDLTKANKLGMFTYHNNYPNISTEVKKTFPDANPVIVPMAPPVGPTGLRGNTNMAFGMNKQVINAKASDAKVDRILQILDWWVTEEGTQIMKNGIEGVHYNKSAEGKYEVTDLWEPEMPRFMNSSLFKRPGTDFNLYLWTDKAETDRHEMYTSLVEEYPWPNAAMGLEFYSETYKAKGADLKTKFEEAIFKIIVGAKPIEFIEQASADYLAGGGEQIIKEINEAATK
- a CDS encoding ABC transporter permease subunit; protein product: MRQHVTQPQAASADLIPSKKAKARYFKRAFPFYTMISLGLLYFLVFRYGPMFGLFIAFKDYSPFRGVWESEWIGMDHFVRLFTDSDFILLFKNTLILNVLDTVIAFPFPILIAILLNEVGNKYFKNSMQTILYAPHFFSWVVIVGITMLFFRAQDGGVNMLLDAMGFGRIELMTDPKYFRFLWLFHNIWQGAGWGAIIYLAAIASIDPALYEAAKVDGANRLRQIWSITLPSLKNVILIMFILRLGSFIEVGFEHIFLLQNPLNLGVTDVFDTYVYRQGLVQGDFSYSTAIGFFKSIVGLAMVVTANTIAKRFGEEGVY
- a CDS encoding response regulator, whose amino-acid sequence is MLKILVAENEPWIRAAIIEMVESIGHDIKVVGDATNGEEAWHMLQQLWPTVLITDIMMPEMDGLELVQKITEHKIPMAVIIISGYENFQYAQRAISYGVNKYLLKPVNKEELRDALLEVMGKLTEIENMNHHLIKIQTYFDTINDIDSTVGMKNLYKLVDEIRNLKHVNYGAYLSLLRIVESKISTMLTSINAEHTVKSNFSEISDQEIRTHLGKLMETWFLHPERNKKELKLIIKSACNFIQNHYQDDLTLTQMAEYSNLSISHFSSLFKSNTGESLITYINQVRVEKAKELLRNSDDKIYLISEQVGFSSQPYFIRVFKNMTGMSPNEYRKSWGI
- a CDS encoding cache domain-containing protein — its product is MKQLLYRLTLRQKIIVSFISLAMVSVLSMNSLSSFYYTRTIQQDFYNITETTTESLNHQIEIYFQQIAKSTYAMNAGILRYSSVLLEQGDSSLIQDWLRDDSMSLGKISMTKEILRKYISFNYPEIDNIYLMSLDRRVLPTYGSSSDIELSNQPWFLLPMSLQLEIIPTYYGEQLSFPVLAAAIPIFDVTDTKISGRLVLQMRLTEIKNMIGNMRIGKTGYIFMVSSDGKIVHHPNTKWLASPIEETELSWLSLDEPNSLQEWNGEKYLVSYSVSDVTGWKTIAMVPFKEMATGMQIAQNSAVIVMALLILLIIISVPIMANRITRSMVYLKRAMEKLQTGDLSARAPITPGRDEIQMLSVSFNRMAERLNQLVNTVYSMELKEVQMKLLQKEATIQALQNQINPHLLYNTLDIIKSIAFLEGVPRIERMAENLASLYRFTAKLEQSEISLVEELEHLKKYLEIIHIRYTKHFESKVYVDDKYLSATIIKLSLQPIVENAVKYAVEPQNGKAAVIISAYPEGSDLIIEIGDNGSGIKADILQDLKERLASITHQPNHGMKTYDSLGLVNVHNRLVLYYGKSYGIEIHSFPGKGTVVSVRIPFERKDNIS